A segment of the Salmo trutta chromosome 3, fSalTru1.1, whole genome shotgun sequence genome:
gtgtgattgacttggatttacattgtgttgtttaagtgttccctttattttttttagcagtatattttgTTAGAAACATTTCGTGAGCAGTTGCACTGCATTTACATTTCTCAGAAATGTCAATGACTGTATTGGACTGTTACTAATGAATGATTGCATCTAGACAAAGGCATGCTGTATTTTGTTTTCTCTTTCTGCCTCTGGAGTAACTGAATGAGTAGTCGTACCAGTTACATTTTGATCACAGTTTATCTGCACTTGAGTGACATTTTGTCCTCTAGATTCAATTGGATTTCCAGAGTCTAATTCTAATGATATCATCCATTTATGCAGGTGCATCAGTCATGAAAACGTGTTCCTCTGCTATACACTACAAGGTAGGTCTACTTTATACCTCATTATGCCTGCTCATAATGGGCATTTATCTTGCCTCGAGTTGAGGTAAAAGTTTACAAAAATGATCATGATGTCCTTAGTCTTGAATGGGTGTACAATCTGGCAGATAAGACATTGTATTGTCTTCTGTTTCCAAGATAAATGTATGTTGGATCTTTATATTTTCAATATCATCACAAAATGCTGATACTTTTGAGCCCACAAATTAAATGTTTTCTGGAAGTTGTTCTATTATTTTGCCATATATGACAGCATTCAGCTATCAAACAATACTCATTGAATGTCTGTCTTTCTCTAATTTCttttcaccctctctctttctgtccagtggtgtggtgtgtgttggtggcctccctgtggctcagttggtagagcatggtgtttgcaacgccagggttgtgggttcgattcccatggggggccagtacgagaaaaaaataaaataattttgaATAAGTTAAAAGGGATCATCAGTGCCTGCGATGTCATGATGATACTGCGTATGTAtgttgacattgtgtgtgtgtgtgtgtctgtgagcatgTCAATGCGTGcgtgagagagcgagatggagagagggagttcATTTAAGCCATGCATGTGGGCATGTGTGGGCTCTCTCTAAGCGTGTATCTGCTCTCATGACCATACCCAGCCCACACATGACAGTTGCCTCCTCCAACTGAAAGAAAGTGTGAGCTTCAGCATGTTGCATTGACCACCCCCAGTACTGCAAGCCTCTGCACATCCACAGTTCCAGAACACCAGATACAAAAACAGAACGACACACCGGTGGAggcctcaccccccccccccccccccatccaccaCTGTCCCATACTATCAACCCAATACCCCCTCCAACAGTCCCCATGGTCGCTCAATGGGAAAGAGCCACGTGCCTCTGCGCCCACCAGCTCAGGTGCATTTGTTCTCGCTGCTGGTTGTTGTAAAGGATTTTGCCTCCATAGACAGAAAAGCGGAGCGGATAACTTTTTGGAATTCGGCCTAGGGGGTCCTCTTTGAGTTTTTGCTCACTCCAGgcttgcactctctctctttctctctcagtcttTCCCTGCGGAAAGGTTGACACTTAAGAGGGTTTATTTATCCTGAAGAACTCAGGTAAGATGCATCCTGGTACTTTACTCCCAGtgctgttatgttgtgttgccaGATTGGGCCGTTTGGACTGATTGGACTAATAAGCAAGCGTATACAGTAAATCTGTATGGAGTAAAGCATTGTAGCCATATGGGGCACAGGTGGGCAAAGAGGGACACTTCTGTCCATGGAGAAAAATAGCAGAGCTACTGAATGTAAGCATATTTTTCTAAGACTAAGGAAGACTTGGTCTGAAGTGCAATTAAATGGGTAAGGGCTAATTACATTCAAATCATTCAGTGATAAATTGAATGAGATAATGCTTGAGTCTCTAAAGCGAAATAAGTAAATAACTTTTCTTCAATCATTGTCATTTAATTTTATGTCAAAGTATGCATTCAAATAAATGCAATCACAACCAATTCAGCATTCTACAGATATTGACTTCAACGCTTGACCTCAAGTAACGTTCAATGCAAGAATGTTGAATGTAGCACAACAAGTATGAGGCATCCATTAGTCTCTGCAGTACATAGGGCCTTGGTGATTGGTCTGGCTGTGTTGCAAATAGTATTCACTTTGCGTTGAACAACTGAACTGAATGGTTATTTTCTAGTTCCGCCTCGGGTGCGAGATCAATGAGTAAGGCAGTTAGCTCTTCATTTCCTCAACCATAAAGGAATCTCTATGGACGTTTTATCATCTGGAAACATGGAGGTGCTCCAGAGGTGTTATGACTGTTGTCTGGATGGTCATGAATCACTGTCTCAGGAAATACCATCTAGCTTTTATATCCATCATTTATTGTTGGTTAGTTCTACATAAGCATTTTTTTGGAGCCGGTAAATACTTACAACACTGTCCATCCTCCACTCTCACTTTGAAATGTAACACTTCGATATTTCAGTATGACCACGCTTGTGGAGTGTTTGAGTGTTTCTGTATGCGCTTGAGGTTACTGAGCTGACGTCTCTACAATGCACGCAGGTAATGGATAGCGTAAGTGGGTTGCACAGTGTTGACAGTGATACAGAAATTGAACATGTACAGTTCAAAATAGGGTCCATACTGTCTCTGTGCAGCTACAGAGACACTTTGCCGCACATGTTCACGTGTGTCTCTTCAAATAAGGAAGTGATCCAGTGTTGTTTCATCTGGTTTGTGCTGAGTGTGTGTCACGTCTCTGCGCTGTTGCTGAGTGAAGCATTGCCTGCATTGTCTGGTTCTACGCACCATTGATGCGTCTGTCTaggtctgtgtgttgtgtttagtGTGTGGGCACAATGTGTGGCATTCTGGCCTGCAGTACTGGGGTCAGTtctatttcaattcagtcaatccaggaagttatttaaaaaaataataataatgataacgaTAAGCAGCTATTTGTAATTCTGGACATGCAATTCACTTActgaattaaaatggaattgaccccaaccctggctgCCTGCAACTTAGTGTAGTAGGACCTTGAAGGCATCCGCAAAATATTGTGCCTGTTTCCCTGTATTGACTGTGCCATTGACCCTGTCACTCTGCCTTGCTGTGCGCTGCAGTGCGTAGAGCCTCGCCACGGTCGCAGTGTCACTCAGGATGCACAGCTTTATGGGAGGCGGCCTGTTCTGCGCCATAGTGGGGAACATCCTGCTGGTGGTCTCAACTGCGACAGACTACTGGATGCAGTACCGCCTGTCGGGCAGCTTCGCCCACCAGGGCCTGTGGAGGTATTGCATGTCGGGCAAGTGctacatgcagacagacagcatCGGTGAGTGGGGTGCATTGGGGACCCATAGCACCACTGGGACTGCCTGTACggcatccatattaggaagtcCCTCAGTTGTCAGACGAAACTCCCTTAGTTGAATGACTTCCTAATATGAATGCTGTATGCCTGTCTTACCAATGTTCAGGACTACCAAGGAGGACTGTATGTAATGAAGGAGATGACTGAATGACTGAAATAGCAACATGTCATTAGACTCAGACTCAATAGAATCAATACGTTTTTTAGACTCAATATGTTTTTACAGTTAACTATGGAGGCAAATCATGCACCCGTTGGCCCTAATTGGCTGGTACTAGTTTAGGTGAAAAATAACATTTGGAGCATTAGACTGAATGAATGGGTCAAGACACAGTTTTCACAGGCGTGTGGGCTTGCGACTTTCTCTAATCTTTGAAATTGTATCTgtcctctctttttttcttgttttattcccctctctctctctctctctctctctctctctctctctctctcgctctctgtccttaGCCTACTGGAATGCCACCCGTGCCTTCATGATCCTGTCGGCCATGTCGTGCTTTGCCGGCATCATCGCAGGCATTCTCTCCTTCGCCCATTTCTCCGCCTTCGAGAGGTTCAACCGCTCCTTCGCTGCAGGGATCATGTTCTTCGTCTCCAGTGAGTCCCACTGGACATTGCGAAGCTAACAGAGCTAGACACAATACACAAATAGTCACAGCCTCAATACACAAATGTAAATGAATCCAGGACAAATCATTTTGTCTCTGTTTACAGACCCGACCGCTATTTTACCTACAATTCTGTCTACTGTAAATTGGGAGTCCGAATTTGAATTTGTCCTGTTTTACTCTCCGCCAGCTCTCTTTGTTCTGCTTGCAATGGCCATCTACACTGGAGTGACGGTGAACTTCCTGGGGAAGCGATTCGGTGACTGGCGCTTCTCTTGGTCCTACATACTGGGCTGGGTGGCACTGCTCATGACCTTCTTTGcaggtaaaaatataaaaaagacaTAAATATGGATAGAGGGCACACTTGCCAGCAAgtctgttttagcatgggcagcaccattaaAAGCTTACACCATTTAAAAGGTGTCAATTGGGTGGGACTTCCTgtaggttaaggaaggatcataGAATTCCATCCAGATCAGCGGGAGGGATCAGCCGAAGAATTATACTCCTGAGCAAACATTCCAacactgcaggtggcagtaaatcaccaacttTGGCTGTATGGCTGTTTTGACAAAAAACACAATCCCGCACAGTAGGTGGCTATATGCACTTTTTCCTTTTGTTTACAGACCGCCGATAAATTTATAGAAGGAGATAATATGCCAACTcctttattctctgtccccaatgcactagacgaccagttttgctagcctttagccgtaccctcatcctactcctcctctgttcctcgggtgatgtggaggttgaCGGAGGCCCTgcatgtccccaggcactctcatttgttgacttctgtaatcgaaaaagccttggtttcatgcatgttaacatcagaagcctcctcctcCTAAGTTTGTttcattcactgctttagcacactccgccagccaaccctgatgtccttgccgtgtctgaatcctggcttaggaaggccaccaaaaatgttgagatttccatacccaactacaacatgttccgtcaagatagaactgccaaagggggaggagatgcaatctactgcagagatagcttgcaaagttctgtcatactttccaggtctatgcccaaacagttcgagcttcaaatgtaaaaaatgtatcagtccagaaataagtctctcattGTTGCCACcagttatagacccccctcagctgtgccctggacaccatatgtgaattgattgcccccatctatcttcagagtttgtactgttaggtgacctaaactgggacatgcttaacaccccagcagtcctacaatctaagataccctcaatctcacacaaattatcaaggaaactaccaggtacaaccctaaatccataaacatgggcaccctcatggatattatcctgaccaacttgccctccaaatacacctctgctcttttcaatcaggatctcagtgatcactgcctcattgcctgcgtccgctatgggtccgcggtcaaacgaccaacgctcatcactgtcaaacgctccttaaaacacttctgcgagcaggactttctaatcgacctggcccgggtatcctggaaggatattgacctcatcccatcagtcgaggatgcctggtcgttctttagaagtaatttcctcaccatcttaaataagcatgcccctttcaaaaaaatgttgaactaagaacagatatagcccttggttcactccagacctgactgcccttgaccagcacaaaaacatcctgcggcggactgcaatagcattgaatagtccccgcgatatgcaactgttcagggaagtcaggaaccaatacacgcagtcagtcagggaagcaaaggctagcttttttaaacagaaatttacatcctgtagctctaactccaaaaagttctgggacactgtaaagtccatggagaacaagagcaccacctcccagctgcccactgcactgaggctaggtaacactgtcaccaccgataaatccatgataatcgaacatttcaataagcatttctctatggctggccatgctttcctcctggctaccccaacaaccctggccaacagctctgcaccccctgcagctacttgcccgagcctccccagcttctccttcacccatatccagatagcagatgttctgaaagagctgatgctagcgtcccacctcgacaacatccggtgaaattgcagagtgcaaaattcaaaatacaaaagtaataatattaaacattcataaaaatacaagtgttatacaccattctttagcttagaatcttggtaatTGAACCGCTTTGTCCGATTTACAGTGCCTCACCCACTTCCTGCATTAACATGAATTCATAACctgcacaggtgtcacaaaactcAAAAATAGTGAtcaaataaatcacttaccttggaagatcttcatctttttgcaatccaaagggtcccagttaTACAATGAATGGTCGGTtttttcgataaagtccttctttatatcccaaaaatgtcagtttatttggcgcgtttgattcagaaatccaCCTGTTCCAACtcacccaacatgcctacaaaggaaTCTAAAAAGTTACCTGTAAACCTTGTCCGAACaattcaaacaacgtttctaatccaacctcaggtaccctaatatgtaaataatctataaaatttaagacggaatatacactgttcaataccggagaaaaAGAATGAGGAGCGCACAAAATGAGTCGAGTCCTTCTGAGGGATACTTCGAAAGAATACGAATActtcttcatttaaaaaaaaacaagcacgaagcaatttctaaagactgttgacatctagtggaagccataggaactgcaatctgggtcctaattaTTAGACTTTtccatagaaaagcattgaaaAGTCCAATTACTTcaaaaaaaaatcctggatggattgtcctcggggtttcgcctggcaaatcagttctgttatacccacagacaatattttaacagttttagaaacttcagagtgttgtctatccaatgcTATTGGATAGACAATgttatgcatatcctagcttctgggcctgagtaacaggcagtttacgtTAGGCACGTTTGTCATCCAAacttcaaaatactgccccctagcccaaagaagttaataaacagatcactgaccatttcgaatcccaccgtaccttctccgctgtgcaatccggtttccgagctggtcatgggtgcacatcagccacgctcaaggtagtAAACGATATCAtatccgccatcgataaaagacagtactgtgcagccgtcttcatcgacgtGGCCaagactctgtcaatcaccgtattcttaacGGCAGActccatagccttggtttctcaaaggactgcctcgcctggttcaccaactactttgcagacagagttcagtgtgtcaaatcggagggcctgttgtccggaactctggcagtctttatgggggtgccatggggttcaattctcgggctgactcttttctctgtatatagcaacgatgtcgctcttgctgcgggtgattccccgatccacctctacgcaaacgacaccattctgtttacatctggccttctttggacactgtgttaaaacctcttacatctagacgttccgctagcggaacacctgctccaatatccaatgatgggcgtggcgcgaaatacaaactcctctaaaatccgaaaacttccatttttcaaacatatgactattttacaccattttaaagacaagactctcgttaatctaaccacactgtccgatttcaaaaaggctttacagcgaaagcaaaacattagattatgtcagcagagtacccagccagaaataatcagacccatttttcaagctagcatataatgtcacaaaaaacaaaaccacagctaaatgcagcactaacctttgatcttcatcagatgacaaccctaggacatcatgttataaaatgcatgcatgttttgttcaatcaagttcatatttatatcaaaaaccagcttttttacattagcatgtgacgttcagaactagcataccccccgcaaacttccggtgaatttactaaattactcacgataaacgttcacaaaaaacataacaattcttttaagaattatagatacagaactcctctatacactcgatatgtccgattttaaaatagcttttcggtgaaagcacattttgcaatattctcagtagatagcccagccatcacggctagctatttagacacccagcaagtttagcactcaccaaaatcagatttactataagaaaaatgttattacctttggtgttcttcgtcagaatgcactcccaggacttctacttcaataacaaatgttggtttggtcccaaataatccatagttatatccaaacagcggcgttttgtttgtgcgttcaagacactatccgaaagggtaaataagggttacgagcacggcgcatttcgtgacaaaaaaaatctaaatattccattaccgttcttcgaagcatgtcaaccgctgtttaaattttttttcgtaaaaaagcgataatattccgaccgggaatctgcatttaggtaaatagacgaaagaaaataaagcacggggtcgactcgtgtacgcgcctaagcccattatcctctgatCGGctacttgccaaaagcgcaaatgtgtttcagcctggggctgcctcgatatcattcagctttttcccgggctctgagagcctatgggagccgtaggaagtgtcacgttacagcaaagatcctcagtcttcaataaacagagacaagaagaacaagatcttgtcagagagggcgcttcctgtttggaatcttctcaggttttggcctgccaaatgagttctgttatactcacagacaccattcaaaccgttttagaaactttggagtgttttctatccaaagctaataattatatgcatattctagtttctgggcaggagtaataatcagattaaatcgggtacgctttttatccggccgtgaaaatactgccccctagccataagaggttaactaacctccaaacgagtttcaatgccatacaacacttcttccgtggcctccaactgctagtaaaaccaaatgcatgcttttcaaccattcgctgcccgcaccctcccgcccgactagcatcactattctggacggttctgagCTGGAACACGtatacaactacaaatacctaggtgtctggctagactgtaaactctccttccagactcatatcaaacatctccaatccaaaatcaaatctagaatcggcttcctattttgcaacaaagcctccttcactcacgttgccaaacttaccctagtaaaactgactatcctaccaatcctcgacttcggtgatgtcatctaaaAAAAATCTTCCAAtaatctactcagcaaactggatgcagtctatcacagtgccatccattttgttcacaaagccccttataccacccaccactgcgacctgtatgctctagctggctggccctcgctacatattcgtcgccagacccactggctccaggtcatctataagtctatgctaggtaaagctccaccttatctcagctcactgatcacgataacaacacccgcccgtagcacgcgctccagcaggtatatctcactggtcatccccaaagccaacacctgctttggctgcctttccttccagttctcttctgccagtgactggaaccaattgcaaaaattgctgaagctgcagacttacatttc
Coding sequences within it:
- the lim2.5 gene encoding lens fiber membrane intrinsic protein; the protein is MHSFMGGGLFCAIVGNILLVVSTATDYWMQYRLSGSFAHQGLWRYCMSGKCYMQTDSIAYWNATRAFMILSAMSCFAGIIAGILSFAHFSAFERFNRSFAAGIMFFVSTLFVLLAMAIYTGVTVNFLGKRFGDWRFSWSYILGWVALLMTFFAGIFYMCAYRMHECRRVVGPR